In Struthio camelus isolate bStrCam1 chromosome 13, bStrCam1.hap1, whole genome shotgun sequence, the following are encoded in one genomic region:
- the SLC4A9 gene encoding anion exchange protein 4, producing MGPGQRMLTAMRAEAPGQADAALQVADTRSQPGPGGSTSSSSGVLCQVLGCSTFTSSVSSAAERVSAILWQEEAGDRRCPLLFVQLNELLSSPAGLEWRETARWIKFEEKVEDGGERWSAPHVTALPLHSLFELRMCLQKGTVLLDLDAHNFKEIIRKAKNLSEPSAQLSETPLKEQLKNQFKKKLPPGAEVASVLIGEVDFLEKPFITFIRLKEMVVLGALTEVALPSRFLFILLGPRAKAKAYHEIGRAMATLLTDELFQRVAQQAEHQEDLIAGIDEFLDELTVLPPGKWDPSARIPPPNCLPSAHKRISTHLREWKSPCNRNMAAAEDRPGPGQPHFSEELERTGRLFGGLLRDIRRKAPWYRSDFSDALHIQCLSAVLYIYLATVTNAITFGGMLGDATANMQGVLESFLGTAFAGSIFCLFGGQPLTILSSTGPVLVFERLLFSFSEDYSLDYLEFRLWIGLWVAFFGLVLVATEASYLVQYFTRFTEEGFCALISLIFIYDSMKKMVSLADTYPINWHYRTDDVTLYTCICNLSSPGNVSAWNNTLLPLPVTLQERPEAVIVARLSRSQCLDQGGHLLGTSCHYVPDVTLMSFLLFGGTFLCSTMIKRFKTTRYFPMVLRKLVSDFSIILTILIFCAIDAVLGLETPKLLVPSELKPTNPARGWIISPFGANPWWVCLLSVVPAILVTILIFMDQQITAVILNRREYKLQKGAGFHLDLFCVSLLMIVTSMTGLPWYVSATVISLAHMESLKKESTMSAPGEQSKFLGIREQRLTGLVVFILTGVSVFMAPILKYIPMPVLYGVFLHMGVVALNSIQFTERVRLLLMPAKHQPDLTYLRHVPLRRVHLFTFIQVLCLVVLWVLKSTAAAIIFPVMLLALVGIRKGLECIFSLNDLSWLDSIMPETARREAEEKLPRKLEKEGSDSEESELMHRQGPAINISVN from the exons ATGGGCCCGGGGCAGCGGATGCTGACCGCGATGAGAGCTGAAGCACCTGGGCAGGCTGATGCAGCTCTCCAGGTGGCAGACACCCGCTCCCAGCCTGGGCCGGGGGGGTCCACGAGCAGCAGCTCTGGGGTCCTTTGCCAGGTGCTCGGCTGCAGTACCTTCACCTCCAGTGTCTCCTCAGCGGCTGAACGAGTCAGTGCCATACTGTGGCAGGAGGAAGCAGGTGACAGAAGATGCCCGCTGCTCTTCGTCCAGCTCAACGAGTtgctcagcagcccagcaggcctgGAGTGGAGGGAGACAGCCAG GTGGATAAAGTTCGAGGAGAAGGTGGAGGATGGAGGGGAGCGCTGGAGCGCACCCCATGTCACGGCGCTCCCGTTGCACAGCCTCTTTGAGCTGAGGATGTGCCTGCAGAAGGGGACAGTCCTCCTGGATCTGGATGCCCACAATTTCAAGGAAATAATCA GGAAGGCCAAAAACCTGTCTGAGCCTAGTGCCCAACTCTCAGAAACGCCTCTCAAGGAGCAG ctgaaaaaccAATTCAAGAAGAAGCTCCCGCCAGGGGCTGAAGTAGCCAGTGTGCTCATTGGTGAAGTTGACTTCCTAGAGAAGCCCTTTATCACCTTCATTCGCCTCAAGGAGATGGTGGTCCTCGGTGCACTGACCGAAGTCGCTCTCCCTAGCAG gtttcttttcattctgctgGGCCCACGAGCCAAAGCAAAAGCCTACCATGAGATTGGAAGGGCAATGGCCACACTGCTGACAGATGAG CTCTTCCAAAGGGTTGCCCAGCAGGCTGAGCACCAAGAAGACCTCATTGCAGGGATTGATGAATTTCTGGATGAGCTGACTGTGCTGCCTCCCGGGAAATGGGACCCCAGTGCTCGAATCCCTCCACCCAACTGCCTGCCCTCTGCACACAAGAG GATCTCCACACATCTGCGGGAGTGGAAATCTCCCTGCAACAGGAACATGGCAGCTGCTGAGGACAGACCTGGCCCAGGGCAACCGCATTTCAGTGAAGAGCTGGAGAGGACGGGAAG GCTCTTTGGAGGGCTGCTCAGAGACATCCGGAGGAAGGCACCGTGGTACAGGAGTGATTTTTCTGATGCCCTACACATCCAGTGCCTCTCGGCAGTCCTCTACATCTACCTGGCAACAGTCACCAATGCCATCACCTTCGGGGGCATGCTTGGGGATGCTACTGCTAACATGCAG GGTGTGCTGGAGAGCTTTCTGGGCACTGCCTTTGCCGGCTCCATCTTTTGCCTCTTTGGCGGTCAGCCTCTCACCATCCTCAGCAGCACTGGCCCTGTGCTGGTCTTTGAgcgcctcctcttctccttcagcGA GGATTACAGCCTGGACTACTTGGAATTTCGTCTCTGGATTGGGCTCTGGGTGGCCTTTTTTGGCTTGGTCTTGGTTGCCACTGAAGCAAGCTACCTGGTACAGTATTTCACCCGCTTCACTGAAGAAGGCTTCTGTGCCCTCATCAGCCTGATATTCATCTATGACTCCATGAAGAAGATGGTGAGCCTGGCAGACACCTACCCCATCAACTGGCATTACAGGACTGATGATGTCACCTTGTACACCTGCATCTGTAACTTGTCCAGTCCAG GCAATGTTTCAGCATGGAACAACACACTGCTCCCTTTGCCCGTCACCCTGCAGGAG CGCCCAGAGGCTGTCATTGTAGCCAGGCTGAGCAGGAGCCAGTGTTTGGACCAAGGAGGCCACCTCCTGGGAACCAGCTGCCACTACGTGCCTGATGTCACTCTCATGTCCTTCCTCCTATTTGGGGGCACCTTCCTGTGTTCCACAATGATCAAGCGCTTCAAGACAACCCGCTACTTCCCCATGGTG CTTAGGAAGCTAGTGAGTGACTTCTCCATCATCCTGACCATCCTCATCTTCTGTGCCATTGATGCAGTCCTTGGTCTGGAGACCCCCAAGCTCCTTGTTCCCAGTGAGCTGAAG CCCACAAACCCTGCACGGGGCTGGATCATCTCCCCCTTTGGAGCCAACCCCTGGTGGGTTTGTCTGCTATCTGTGGTGCCTGCCATCCTCGTCACCATCCTCATCTTCATGGACCAGCAGATCACGGCTGTCATCCTCAACCGCAGGGAATACAAACTTCAG AAAGGGGCAGGCTTTCACCTGGACCTCTTCTGTGTCTCCCTCCTCATGATTGTCACCTCCATGACGGGCCTTCCCTGGTATGTGTCTGCCACTGTCATCTCACTGGCGCACATGGAGAGCCTCAAGAAGGAGAGCACAATGTCGGCTCCAGGCGAGCAGTCCAAATTTCTGGGCATCAG ggagcagaggctgACTGGCTTGGTGGTCTTCATCCTGACAGGAGTGTCTGTGTTTATGGCGCCCATTCTCAAG TATATCCCAATGCCGGTGCTGTATGGAGTCTTTCTGCACATGGGGGTGGTGGCTCTGAACAGCATCCAG TTCACAGAGAGAGTGCGGCTGCTCCTGATGCCGGCCAAGCACCAGCCGGATCTCACCTACCTCCGTCATGTGCCTCTGCGCCGAGTGCATCTCTTCACCTTCATCCAGGTGCTGTGCCTGGTCGTGCTCTGGGTCCTGAAGTCCACCGCAGCTGCTATTATTTTCCCAGTGATG CTACTGGCCCTGGTGGGAATCCGTAAGGGGCTGGAGTGCATCTTCTCCCTGAATGACCTGAGTTGGCTGGACAGCATCATGCCCGAAACAGccaggagggaggcagaggagaaactgcccaggaagctggagaaggagggaagTGACAGTGAGGAG TCTGAGCTGATGCATCGCCAAGGACCAGCAATCAACATCTCTGTGAATTAG